In a genomic window of Nodosilinea sp. E11:
- a CDS encoding geranylgeranyl reductase family protein: MYDVIVVGAGPAGASTAYHLAKQGHSVLMLEKAALPRYKPCSGAVSPSVAEFFDFDFAPAIDRAMRQVRYTYKLGDPIEAELTTDPIWMVRREVFDHFLVQQAQKLGAQLKDGTAVTAIENKGDYWQVSTADGPLEAAYLVAADGAQGPMAQWLGFPPHTVRLANVLEVPAPVGDDCAINFEFGLIKQGCMWNFPKREGYSIGAATFLGQAPANHHKALEKYSQSFGVSPASGTVYSHPLKLWDGNYPLHTHRAVLVGEAAAIVDPLSAEGIRPGMISGVRAAEAIHAAIAGDPEALAQYTDTMHATWGADMPWAKRIAGLFFRVPGIGYRVGIKRPTATQRLGQILAGEVRYADIASRVMKRMSGGLLSG, encoded by the coding sequence ATGTACGACGTAATTGTGGTGGGGGCTGGTCCCGCCGGAGCCTCAACCGCCTACCACCTGGCCAAGCAAGGGCACTCGGTGCTCATGCTAGAGAAAGCAGCGCTACCTCGCTATAAGCCCTGTAGCGGTGCCGTTTCTCCCAGCGTGGCCGAGTTCTTTGACTTTGACTTTGCCCCAGCGATCGATCGCGCGATGCGTCAGGTGCGCTACACCTACAAACTGGGCGACCCCATCGAGGCTGAGCTGACCACCGACCCCATTTGGATGGTGCGCCGGGAGGTGTTTGACCATTTTTTGGTGCAGCAGGCGCAAAAGCTGGGGGCGCAGCTCAAAGACGGTACAGCGGTCACTGCCATTGAGAACAAGGGCGACTACTGGCAGGTTTCGACCGCCGATGGCCCGTTGGAGGCTGCCTACCTGGTCGCCGCCGATGGAGCCCAGGGGCCGATGGCCCAGTGGCTAGGCTTTCCCCCCCACACCGTGAGACTGGCCAACGTGTTGGAGGTGCCTGCCCCCGTCGGCGATGACTGCGCCATTAACTTTGAGTTTGGCCTAATTAAGCAGGGCTGTATGTGGAACTTCCCCAAGCGCGAAGGCTACTCCATCGGGGCCGCGACCTTTTTGGGCCAAGCCCCTGCCAACCACCACAAAGCCCTCGAGAAATACAGTCAATCGTTTGGGGTGAGCCCTGCATCGGGCACCGTCTACAGCCACCCGCTGAAGCTGTGGGATGGCAACTACCCGCTACATACCCACCGGGCTGTCTTGGTGGGCGAAGCCGCTGCCATTGTCGATCCGCTCAGTGCTGAAGGCATTCGCCCCGGCATGATCAGCGGGGTGCGGGCGGCTGAGGCCATTCACGCCGCGATCGCAGGCGATCCAGAGGCACTGGCCCAGTACACTGACACCATGCACGCCACCTGGGGGGCCGATATGCCCTGGGCCAAACGCATCGCCGGACTATTCTTTCGGGTACCGGGGATCGGCTACCGGGTGGGGATCAAGCGGCCCACTGCCACCCAGCGCCTGGGGCAGATTTTGGCTGGCGAAGTGCGCTACGCCGACATCGCCAGCCGGGTGATGAAGCGTATGAGCGGCGGATTGTTGTCGGGCTAG
- the cbiQ gene encoding cobalt ECF transporter T component CbiQ, translating into MGATSHDTYIHRESVVHRWSPRLKLVSLAVLMFAFATVRQLTLVPWMLGVAAGLYLLSELPLSFLRQRLSYPGLFILSLVVLLPLTVGDTVLGQWGWLTLRQEGLMATLLIVGRFLSILTLGFILLGTTPFLSLLRAMRSLGLPTILADMTLLSYRYLFEIAAMLATMQQAMRLRGFGHKRQGWLRVNRQTMQQLAMLAGNLLIRSYEQSDRVYRAMRLRGYGYGAKSVEGQSAVTQPCILSWGLTGIVLAAAIGLVIAEGILRQ; encoded by the coding sequence ATGGGGGCCACTAGCCACGATACCTATATTCACCGCGAGTCGGTGGTTCACCGCTGGTCACCCCGGCTGAAGCTGGTCAGCCTGGCGGTGCTGATGTTTGCCTTTGCCACGGTGCGTCAGCTCACCCTGGTGCCCTGGATGCTGGGGGTAGCGGCGGGGCTCTACCTGCTGTCGGAGTTGCCACTGTCGTTTTTGCGCCAGCGACTGAGCTATCCGGGGTTGTTTATTTTGTCGCTGGTGGTGCTGCTGCCGTTGACAGTGGGCGATACGGTGCTGGGCCAGTGGGGCTGGCTGACCCTACGCCAGGAGGGCTTGATGGCTACCCTGCTGATTGTGGGGCGGTTTTTATCGATTTTGACCCTGGGGTTTATTTTGCTGGGCACTACCCCGTTTTTGTCGCTGCTGCGCGCCATGCGATCGCTCGGTTTGCCCACCATCTTGGCCGATATGACCCTGCTGTCGTACCGCTACCTGTTTGAGATTGCGGCCATGCTGGCGACGATGCAGCAGGCCATGCGGCTGCGGGGCTTTGGCCACAAGCGCCAGGGCTGGCTGCGGGTCAACCGCCAGACGATGCAGCAGTTGGCGATGCTGGCCGGCAATTTGCTGATTCGCAGCTATGAGCAGTCGGACCGGGTTTATCGGGCGATGCGACTGCGGGGCTATGGCTATGGTGCAAAGTCAGTCGAGGGGCAGAGTGCCGTCACCCAGCCCTGCATTCTAAGCTGGGGGTTGACTGGGATTGTACTGGCTGCAGCGATAGGATTAGTTATTGCCGAAGGAATATTGCGCCAATGA
- the cbiM gene encoding cobalt transporter CbiM, which produces MHIPDGILSAQVCAAGYAVTGLATWYSLRQINRRPDPTAEIPKASLLTAAFFVASSIYIPVPPASVHLILNGLLGVVLGYFAFPAILIGLFFQALVIGHGGLTTLGVNAAMMGIPALLAYHMFQTRHTVGQLLKEPARTGVFAFLGGALGLGIAALIFLALIILNIPAQLDAGAEQTAVLALSIGHVPLAIIEGVFTAMLVLFLRRAKPELLEG; this is translated from the coding sequence GTGCATATTCCCGACGGAATTTTATCGGCCCAGGTCTGTGCAGCTGGGTATGCTGTGACCGGCCTGGCCACCTGGTATTCTCTGCGGCAGATTAACCGCCGACCCGACCCCACCGCCGAAATTCCCAAGGCGTCGTTGCTGACGGCGGCCTTTTTCGTGGCGTCGTCGATCTACATTCCGGTGCCCCCCGCCAGTGTTCACCTCATTTTGAATGGGCTGCTGGGGGTGGTGTTGGGATATTTTGCCTTTCCGGCTATTTTGATTGGGCTGTTTTTTCAGGCGTTGGTGATTGGCCACGGTGGTCTTACCACCCTGGGGGTCAATGCCGCGATGATGGGGATTCCAGCCCTGCTGGCTTATCACATGTTCCAGACCCGCCATACCGTCGGTCAGCTGCTGAAGGAGCCCGCCCGCACGGGGGTGTTTGCTTTTTTGGGTGGTGCCCTGGGCCTGGGCATAGCCGCGCTGATTTTTCTGGCCCTGATCATTCTCAACATTCCGGCCCAGCTCGATGCCGGAGCTGAGCAAACAGCGGTGTTGGCCCTGTCGATCGGCCATGTTCCCCTAGCCATTATTGAAGGGGTGTTTACGGCCATGCTGGTGTTGTTTTTGCGCCGGGCCAAGCCTGAGCTGCTGGAGGGGTAG